One window of the Syngnathoides biaculeatus isolate LvHL_M chromosome 11, ASM1980259v1, whole genome shotgun sequence genome contains the following:
- the hdx gene encoding highly divergent homeobox yields the protein MAAPFPSSSSMDSWPQRRGLQTMNLRSVFTVEQQMILERYYDNGMTNQSKACFQLILQCAQEAKLDFSVVRTWVGNKRRKLASKGDQNGGMTHPLPSHGLAGGLLSSHTLSGGALSNHGLSVAALLPSEITAVRNIHNRAHLLPTSTSFPSFSSSSSSASSPSPLSSTNNNNNSDIIHTSIYSNPRLQPKLTGPLRSESEVSALPPCSLISQAVQTKTNSSSSSLHSKLVSLSHNLPPLTSASASLVFTAGRDMKTTLSLKEVGLTGGVRVAGLPPSWSRPFGNAQTQPWSASPQSQAQLQPRAETNPQEPPAAPHKTRLSLPLKNLNPTSEQTSGSQQVFISVERGEGIRIKPGLGCTLKGHEIQRPVSRTLDTIYNFSIAMETADEEDEWLREEELANMAAQNNMHQEQTPSLAKGSQSMTTTSSQNLLLDSNSAQQGSSSFTQTSIFGEASSQTPISAATWVISNSRKRTLQDRTQFSDGDIIQLKRYWDRGMTSLGSVCREKITAAANQLNVDTEIVKTWISNRRRKYRLMGIEIPPPKGGPAVFTNTSSPRGESPVAFSPEDRLRTPELGDDLNDGVSLCLSEDSTIDSQHRDENGTVVTVAAPLANNVKIEVIDGDVEDDDNEGEIVPLDLEQMQSLLEFKHEEVQFLENELENQKQKYLDLASFTKRLLSAVRNKDVEKQQELIASLPQPLDQVWDMTKDRGTLPDVVSEEKSSNYHITMTNSVECMQEPENEGSPRMNIKEHRCIKVTEPSASEEQMQGVQEHE from the exons ATGGCAGCTCCATTCCCCTCCAGTAGCAGCATGGATTCATGGCCACAGAGGCGTGGCCTCCAGACA ATGAACCTGCGGTCAGTATTCACAGTGGAACAACAGATGATCCTGGAGCGTTACTATGATAATGGGATGACCAATCAGAGCAAGGCTTGCTTCCAGTTAATACTGCAATGTGCTCAAGAGGCCAAACTTGACTTCAGCGTTGTGCGG ACATGGGTAGGTAATAAAAGACGGAAACTTGCCTCTAAGGGAGATCAGAATGGAGGCATGACTCATCCCTTACCTAGTCATGGACTTGCTGGGGGACTTTTGTCCAGTCACACACTATCTGGAGGAGCTTTGTCCAATCATGGGCTGTCTGTAGCAGCACTGCTCCCATCTGAAATCACTGCTGTGCGGAATATCCATAATCGTGCGCACCTTCTCCCTACATCAACCTCCTTCCCCTCTTtctcgtcatcatcttcctctgcTTCTTCTCCCTCTCCTCTTAGCAGcacgaacaacaacaacaatagtgaCATCATCCACACCAGTATCTACTCCAACCCTCGCCTCCAGCCAAAACTAACAGGGCCCCTACGTTCAGAATCTGAGGTCTCAGCACTCCCTCCCTGCTCCTTAATCAGCCAAGCTGTGCAGACCAAAACCAACTCTAGCTCCTCATCTCTTCACTCTAAGCTTGTGTCACTCTCGCATAACCTGCCTCCTCTCACATCTGCCTCTGCATCTCTGGTCTTCACTGCTGGAAGGGACATGAAAACAACTTTGTCCCTCAAAGAGGTAGGATTGACTGGAGGGGTAAGGGTAGCAGGTCTACCTCCCAGCTGGAGTCGACCATTTGGTAATGCACAGACTCAGCCATGGTCAGCTTCCCCTCAGTCCCAGGCTCAACTTCAGCCCAGAGCTGAGACCAATCCACAAGAACCACCTGCTGCTCCACACAAGACCCGACTGTCCCTTCCACTCAAAAACTTGAATCCTACCTCAGAGCAGACATCCGGCAGCCAACAGGTATTCATCTCAGTAGAAAGAGGTGAAGGCATCAGAATTAAACCTGGACTAGGTTGTACTCTAAAAGGCCATGAGATACAGAGGCCAGTTTCTCGCACTTTGGATACCATTTATAACTTTTCCATTGCAATGGAAACCGCAGATGAAGAAGATGAGTGGCTAAGGGAAGAAGAACTGGCAAATATGGCTGCTCAGAATAACATGCATCAGGAGCAGACGCCATCACTGGCAAAAGGTAGCCAATCAATGACGACGACCTCCTCCCAAAATCTGCTGCTTGATAGCAACTCAGCTCAACAGGGCAGCTCCTCTTTCACACAAACCTCAATTTTTGGGGAAGCCAGCTCACAG ACTCCAATCAGTGCTGCCACTTGGGTTATCAGCAACTCCAGAAAAAGAACA TTGCAGGATCGGACCCAGTTCAGTGATGGGGATATCATTCAATTAAAGCGCTACTGGGACAGGGGCATGACCAGTCTGGGCTCAGTGTGCAGGGAAAAGATCACTGCTGCAGCAAACCAGCTCAATGTAGACACTGAAATAGTTAAG ACATGGATCAGCAACAGACGAAGAAAGTACCGTCTCATGGGTATTGAAATACCCCCGCCTAAAGGTGGGCCTGCTGTATTCACAAATACAAGCTCCCCCAGAGGTGAATCTCCTGTGGCGTTTAGCCCTGAAGATCGTCTCAGAACACCAGAACTCGGAGATGACCTAAATGATGGGGTATCTCTCTGCCTCTCTGAAG ATAGCACCATTGACTCACAGCACAGAGATGAAAATGGAACAGTTGTGACTGTTGCTGCACCACTGGCTAATAATGTG aaGATTGAAGTAATCGATGGTGATGTGGAGGATGATGACAATGAGGGTGAAATAGTGCCCCTAGATCTCGAACAGATGCAAAGCCTGCTTGAATTCAAG CATGAGGAAGTGCAGTTCTTGGAAAATGAGCTAgagaaccaaaaacaaaaatatctggACCTTGCAAGCTTTACAAAGAGGCTGCTTAGCGctgtgaggaataaagatgtgGAAAAACAGCAG GAACTCATTGCCAGTCTACCTCAGCCATTGGACCAGGTGTGGGACATGACAAAGGATAGAGGAACTCTGCCTGATGTTGTGTCTGAAGAAAAGTCCTCCAACTACCACATTACCATGACGAATAGTGTTGAGTGTATGCAGGAGCCAGAAAACGAAGGTTCTCCACGTATGAACATTAAAGAACACCGTTGCATTAAAGTTACTGAGCCCTCTGCATCAGAGGAGCAAATGCAAGGTGTGCAAGAACACGAGTGA